The Verrucomicrobiia bacterium DNA window CGTTTGCCGGTTACGGTTGCCTGAACGGTGCCGAGATAGGCGCCGTCCTCCAATTTTCGGATGGCGAAATTGAGCCAGATGTCCTTGCCGTCCGCCGAATGGCCGACGGAGAGATGCCCGTAGCGCTCGGTCAGCGCTTCCACCGATTTGGGCAGGTCGAAGGGGATGAAGGTGTAGATGGCGGGGTCGGAAAGCGTTTTGAACAACAAATGGGCATGACGGGGTTGCAGGGGCTCCAAAATCAGGCGGGGGTTTTCAGTTCAAGCGGAAGGGGTTCTTGGGGTTTCATTTTGTTTTGCAATATGGAATATAAGGAAAATGTTTGGTTTAACCTCCCCTTAATCCCCTCCTTCGTAAGGAGGGGACAAAAAAATCACCCCCTCCGGCCTGCGGCCTCGTCCCCCTTGATAAGGGGGACAAAAAAGCGGGCAGACACATCGGTCTGCCCCTACAGAAAACAAAGACAAAACGGGCAACCACGGGGAGTTGCCCCTACTTGAAATAGCGGGGGACGGAGGGGTCGGCGGTTTGGGAATATAAATCGATGCCACCGGCCAAATGTTTGACGTTTTTGAAGCCGTGGCGTTTCAAAAGCTCCAAAGCCGTTTTGCTCCGGACGCCGTGGTGGCAGTAGGCAATGATTTCCCGGTCTTCCGGAATGTCCGGCTTTTCCATCACCAGCCGGTTCAAGGGGAAAAGCAGCGAGTCGGGGAAAGCCACTTTCTCGTTTTCCCAGGGCTGGCGGACGTCCAGAAGGATGAAGTTACGCGGGCCTTGCAACAATTTTTTGAGTTCGAGCGGGAAGATTTCTTCGTTTTCCATTTTTTAGGACCGTTTATTCGACTCGTCCATAGATACGGATAAAATCCTTCAAGCAAGAGTCGGCCATACTGTCGAACGGCGGTTGAAGACCATGGTCTGCACCTTGTACAGGACACCAGTGTTTTTGAGAGGAGGCTGCTGCGGCGAGCATCTTTTCGCCGAAATCAATTG harbors:
- a CDS encoding rhodanese-like domain-containing protein; translated protein: MENEEIFPLELKKLLQGPRNFILLDVRQPWENEKVAFPDSLLFPLNRLVMEKPDIPEDREIIAYCHHGVRSKTALELLKRHGFKNVKHLAGGIDLYSQTADPSVPRYFK